The Dermochelys coriacea isolate rDerCor1 chromosome 7, rDerCor1.pri.v4, whole genome shotgun sequence genome window below encodes:
- the LZTS2 gene encoding leucine zipper putative tumor suppressor 2, translated as MAIVQTRPVSIEPASEAATRLRASTRSPTSARGAMGSVSSLISGRPCHERPCKAVPGPFHQPLQGLPPPKPCSGLASGHGAYASEDFWVEAVSPVSPCSDAEEPRDERARSSHIRGPPPRLVPVSGQLEKNVEKTLIRPTAFKPVVPKGRNSSLPGYVVPRPGVSAVPESQASLSHLLGGTAAASAEKHHSLSCRHSAHSGTLSDSGRNSLSSLPTYSTGCSQPPDPGTVCIGHLSLDSHGGYPERGSRGLVGPSNSDSGRSSSSKSTGSLSGRGPPSSDGGSCARSPVEGDEALLVRELEEKLREREAELQHLRQSLDDNEVAICQVYEEKQKHCEQEMEELRQGYASQVKQAAQKAQRTQQVLQLQIFQLQQEKKKLQEDFAQLLQERELLEKRCASFEREQTELGPRLEETKWEVCQKSGEISLLKQQLKESQAELAQRGAEVLLLRAQLREARAERQAGEERALGLQEAARTRALELEVCENELQRHKSEAELLREKLGRLEQEVAGLRGARRQPRCPEAPEPSLLWASDEAKGQRQAAEALQGLRAELLQERRRGQEQRAAFEAERLTWQGEKDQVIGYQKQLQHNYIQMYRRNRELEHHLHQLSLELQGHRLDECGLHGAEICFEEITATEI; from the exons ATGGCCATAGTGCAGACCCGGCCCGTCTCCATCGAGCCCGCTTCTGAGGCGGCCACCCGGCTCCGCGCCAGCACCCGCTCGCCCACTTCTGCCCGCGGCGCCATGGGGAGCGTCAGCAGCCTCATCTCCGGCCGCCCCTGCCACGAGAGGCCATGCAAGGCCGTGCCTggccccttccaccagcccctccaggggctgcccccccccaagccctgctctGGCCTGGCGTCCGGGCACGGCGCCTACGCCAGCGAGGACTTCTGGGTCGAGGCCGTGTCCCCCGTCAGCCCCTGCAGCGACGCCGAGGAGCCGCGGGACGAGCGGGCTCGGAGCAGCCACATCCGGGGACCGCCCCCGAGGCTGGTCCCCGTCTCCGGGCAGCTGGAGAAG AACGTCGAGAAGACCCTGATCCGCCCGACGGCTTTCAAGCCGGTGGTGCCCAAGGGCAGGAACTCCTCGCTGCCGGGCTACGTGGTGCCGCGGCCCGGGGTGTCGGCGGTCCCCGAGAGCCAGGCCAGCCTCTCCCACCTCTTGGGCGGCACCGCTGCGGCCAGCGCCGAGAAGCACCACTCTCTGAGCTGCCGCCACAGCGCCCACTCGGGCACCCTGTCGGACTCGGGGCGCAATTCCCTCTCCAGCCTGCCGACCTACAGCACGGGCTGCAGCCAGCCACCGGATCCGGGCACCGTCTGCATAGGTCACCTCAGCCTGGACAGTCACGGCGGGTACCCGGAGCGGGGCTCCAGGGGCCTGGTGGGCCCCTCCAACTCGGACAGCGGGCGCTCCTCCTCCAGTAAGAGCACGGGGTCCCTGAGCGGGCGGGGGCCCCCCTCCTCCGACGGTGGGTCCTGCGCCCGCTCACCCGTCGAGGGCGACGAGGCTCTGCTCGTCCGCgagctggaggagaagctgcGGGAGCGGGAGGCGGAGCTGCAGCACCTGCGCCAGAGCCTGGACGACAACGAGGTGGCCATCTGCCAG GTGTACGAGGAGAAGCAGAAGCACTGTGAGcaggagatggaggagctgcGGCAGGGCTACGCCTCCCAGGTCAAGCAGGCGGCGCAGAAGGCCCAGCGCACGCAGCAGGTGCTGCAGCTGCAGATCTTCCAGCTGCAGCAGGAGAAGAAGAAGCTGCAGGAGGACTttgcccagctgctgcaggagcgCGAGCTGCTGGAGAAGAGGTGCGCCTCCTTCGAGCGCGAGCAGACCGAGCTGGGGCCGCGGCTGGAGGAGACCAAGTGGGAG gtgTGCCAGAAGTCGGGCGAGATCTCCCTGCTGAAGCAGCAGCTGAAGGAGTCGCAGGCGGAGCTGGCGCAGCGGGGCGCCGAGGTGCTGCTGCTGCGGGCCCAGCTGCGGGAGGCGCGGGCGGAGCGGCAGGCGGGCGAGGAGCGGgcgctggggctgcaggaggcgGCGCGCACCCGGgcgctggagctggaggtgtgcGAGAACGAGCTGCAGCGCCACAAGAGCGAGGCCGAGCTGCTGCGGGAGAAGCTGGGCcggctggagcaggaggtggcGGGGCTGCGGGGGGCGCGGCGCCAGCCCCGCTGCCCGGAGGCGCCCGAGCCCAGCCTGCTGTGGGCCAGCGACGAGGCCAAGGGCCAGCGGCAGGCGGCCGAGGCGCTGCAGGGCCTGCGGGCCGAGCTGCTCCAGGAGCGCCGGCGCGGCCAGGAGCAGCGGGCCGCCTTCGAGGCCGAGCGGCTCACCTGGCAGGGCGAGAAGGACCAGGTGATCGGCtaccagaagcagctgcagcacaACTACATCCAGATGTACCGGCGCAACCGGGAGCTGGAGCACCacctgcaccagctcagcctggagctgcagggccaCCGGCTGGACGAGTGCGGCCTGCACGGGGCCGAGATCTGCTTCGAAGAGATCACCGCCACCGAGATCTGA
- the PDZD7 gene encoding PDZ domain-containing protein 7: MAHGSDSVLRDTACATHSHSSGSDASAATRYLLRKPNRLVNGHPRGIRTSSPMGRVILINSPIEAAGDESDVINTVTVERSADGRLGFSVRGGSEHGLGIFVSKVEEGSSADLAGLCIGDKITEVNSVSLESITMGSAVKVLTGNNRLRMMVRRMGKVPGIKFSREKTTWVDVVNRRLIVEKSGSTPSDSSSEGGVRRMVHLYTTSDDYCLGFNIRGGKEFGLGIYVSRVDPGGLAEQNGIRVGDQVLAANGVKFDAISHSKAVEVLKGQTHIMLTIQETGRFPAYKEMVAEYCWLSQLTNGQLQQLSQASETSSSVSSYSSGTPLSSLDRRPQAPLSSPAPAHMVDVSISMEDPPACSRSLERVETAMQTDLPPSGDGTAGTETWHTVHPPEILKDTAIRAKSLRDPLPSNKHRPFSNKELSDSPWMALLLALSRPRQPLKRSQSYLSVGEEKRQELPAPTGDKAGLRRSKTLANLFFRGSRARQSWAPGSEGAGPPGRRRRARSPASPEGGKDKGRPVSILGSPGRAAREPSPATESRLLLLRDMAGKLLMEDEVTAVLRHCIRYVHEGGVEDLVRPLLAILDRPEKLLLLRDVRSLVTSTDMGRFDSMVMPLELEAYDTLKSRAGKLSALRPAQQEMPPKRHLITPVPDRRGGFLLQPLQAEEEGGVPRAGPERLKGSSRWTRPCSYTPLPDVPVDACVAPPITPAAPAAGGPSWLLAEPAQSPGLMPCPDPSTEALAQPPGQGSEGPRTPSSSDGQGEAEPGGDSLYVGLSKPQRARPRLCQVFTGISASSQGTQGEEGLAHNGPAEEEYKLMTVHLSKLRQSLGISISGGIESKVQPMVKIEKIFPGGAAFLSRALKAGDELVAVDGASLQNVTHQRAVDLIRQAYRTNRQAPMELVVKVPKA, from the exons ATGGCACACGGATCTGACTCAGTGCTGAGGGACACAGCCTGCGCCACCCACTCCCACAGCTCGGGCAGTGACGCCAGCGCGGCCACCCGCTACCTGCTCAGGAAGCCGAACCGGCTGGTGAACGGACACCCGCGGGGCATCCGCACCTCGTCGCCCATGGGACGGGTCATTCTCATCAACTCACCCATCGAAG CTGCTGGCGACGAGAGCGACGTGATCAACACCGTCACGGTGGAGAGGAGCGCGGACGGGAGGCTGGGGTTCAGCGTGCGCGGCGGTTCGGAGCACGGGCTGGGCATCTTCGTCAGCAAAGTGGAGGAGGGCAGCAGCGCCG ATCTGGCCGGCCTGTGCATCGGGGACAAAATCACGGAGGTGAACAGCGTGAGCTTGGAGAGCATCACCATGGGGAGTGCCGTCAAGGTCTTGACTGGGAACAACCGGCTGCGGATGATGGTGAGGCGCATGGGAAAGGTGCCAGGGATTAAATTCTCCCGAGAAAAGACCACGTG GGTGGATGTCGTGAACAGGCGCCTGATCGTGGAGAAGAGCGGGTCGACCCCGTCAGACAGCAGCTCCGAGGGCGGCGTGAGACGCATGGTCCACCTCTACACCACCTCCGACGACTACTGTCTGGGCTTCAACATCCGTGGGGGAAAGGAGTTCGGCCTTGGCATCTACGTCTCCAG GGTCGACCCTGGCGGGCTGGCGGAGCAGAACGGGATCAGAGTGGGAGATCAAGTCCTTGCAGCCAACGGAGTCAAGTTTGACGCCATCAGCCATAGCAAGGCAGTGGAAGTGCTAAAGGGGCAGACGCACATCATGCTGACCATCCAG GAGACGGGACGCTTCCCTGCCTACAAGGAGATGGTGGCTGAGTACTGCTGGCTCAGTCAGT TGACCAATGGCCAACTACAGCAGCTCTCACAGGCCTCAGAGACCAGCTCCTCCGTCTCCTCCTACTCCTCGGGGACCCCGCTCAGCTCCCTGGACAGGCGgccccaggccccgctctccagccctgccccagcccacatgGTGGACGTCTCCATCTCCATGGAGGACCCTCCGGCATGCAGCCGCTCCCTGGAGCGAGTGGAGACAGCCATGCAGACGGACCTGCCCCCTTCCGGTGACGGGACTGCGGGGACCGAGACCTGGCACACCGTGCACCCGCCAGAGATCCTGAAGGACACGGCCATCCGGGCCAAGAGCCTCCGGGACCCGCTCCCCAGCAACAAGCACAGACCCTTCTCCAACAAGGAGCTCTCGGACTCGCCGTggatggccctgctcctggcactGAGCCGCCCACGGCAGCCCCTCAAGAGATCCCAGAGCTACCTCTCCGTGGGCG AAGAGAAGAGGCAGGAGCTGCCAGCGCCCACCGGGGACAAGGCTGGACTGCGGCGCTCCAAGACCCTCGCCAATCTCTTCTTCCGAGGCAGCCGGGCGAGGCAGAGCTGGGCACCGGGCAGCGAAGGGGCTGGGCCGCCAGGGCGCAGGAGACGGGCCAGGTCCCCGGCCAGCCCGGAGGGGGGGAAAG ACAAAGGCCGCCCCGTCAGTATCCTGGGCTCCCCGGGTCGTGCCGCCcgtgagcccagcccagccactgaGAGCCGCCTTCTGCTTCTCCGGGACATGGCCGGGAAGCTGCTGATGGAGGACGAGGTCACGGCCGTGCTGCGCCACTGCATCCGG TATGTCCATGAAGGTGGGGTGGAGGACTTGGTGAGGCCACTCCTGGCCATCCTGGACCGGCCTGAGAAACTCCTGCTTTTGAGGGATGTCAG GAGCCTGGTCACCTCCACTGACATGGGCCGCTTCGACAGCATGGTCATGCCGCTGGAGCTGGAGGCATATGACACCCTGAAGAGCAGAGCAG GGAAATTGTCCGCGCTCCGCCCGGCGCAGCAGGAAATGCCTCCCAAGAGACACCTCATCACACCCGTGCCTG ACCGCCGGGGAGGTTTCCTGCTGCAGCCGCTCCAGGccgaggaggaggggggggtgcCGAGGGCAGGGCCGGAGCGGCTGAAGGGCTCCTCTAGATGGACTCGCCCGTGCAGCTACACGCCCTTGCCCGACGTGCCCGTGGACGCCTGCGTGGCCCCCCCCATtacccctgcagctccagctgccgGTGGGCCCAGCTGGCTGCTGGCGGAgcctgcccagagccctgggctcaTGCCATGTCCTGACCCCTCCACAGAGGCGTTGGCACAGCCGCCAGGGCAGGGCAGCGAGGGGCCACGCACCCCCAGCTCCTCCGACGGGCAGGGCGAGGCCGAGCCAGGGGGCGACTCGCTCTATGTGGGGCTCAGCAAGCCTCAGCGGGCCCGGCCACGGCTCTGCCAGGTCTTCACGGGCATCTCGGCATCCAGCCAAGGGACCCAGGGAGAAGAGGGGCTGGCCCACAACGGCCCAGCCGAGGAGGAGTACAAGCTGATGACCGTCCATCTCTCCAAGCTCAGGCAGTCCTTGG GGATCAGCATCTCGGGCGGGATCGAGTCCAAGGTGCAGCCGATGGTGAAGATCGAGAAGATCTTTCCTGGAGGGGCGGCGTTCCTGAGCAGGGCCCTGAAG GCTGGGGACGAGCTGGTGGCTGTGGATGGGGCGAGCCTGCAGAACGTCACCCACCAGCGGGCGGTGGACCTCATCCGCCAGGCCTACAGGACCAACCGGCAGGCACCCATGGAGCTGGTGGTGAAGGTGCCCAAGGCGTGA